One region of Pseudanabaena sp. FACHB-2040 genomic DNA includes:
- a CDS encoding ParA family protein, translating to MKILTITGYKGGCGKSVTAIHVATYLSALGDVVLVDSDPNRTSLSWANRGQLPFTVVDERKAMKVVQGRDFIVIDTPARPDSSDLKELAEGCDLLILPTLPDIVSLEPMLQTAHDLGEANYRALLTIVPPKPSREGEAMREELRSNGVPVFSTMIRRTAGFQKAALAGFPIRDLTGRDRMGWLDYDSLGSEILEAIGR from the coding sequence ATGAAGATCCTGACAATTACCGGCTACAAAGGCGGGTGCGGTAAGTCAGTCACAGCAATTCACGTCGCTACCTATCTCAGCGCACTGGGCGACGTAGTGCTAGTAGACTCCGACCCCAACCGAACCAGTTTGTCCTGGGCCAACCGAGGACAACTCCCGTTTACTGTCGTAGACGAACGAAAGGCAATGAAGGTAGTCCAGGGGCGAGACTTCATTGTGATTGACACGCCAGCTCGGCCTGACAGCTCTGACCTGAAAGAACTCGCTGAGGGCTGTGATCTCCTGATCCTCCCTACTCTGCCCGATATTGTCAGCCTCGAGCCCATGCTGCAGACTGCTCACGATTTGGGAGAAGCTAACTATCGAGCGCTGCTGACCATCGTTCCCCCCAAACCCAGCCGGGAAGGGGAAGCCATGCGAGAGGAGTTACGAAGTAACGGAGTGCCTGTCTTCAGCACAATGATCCGCCGTACCGCTGGATTTCAAAAGGCAGCGCTGGCCGGTTTCCCCATCCGTGACCTAACAGGGCGTGACCGAATGGGATGGCTAGACTACGACTCTTTAGGTAGTGAGATTTTGGAGGCAATTGGGCGATGA